TCATCGATCTATTATTAGATTACGATGATTCTGATGAAATCGTACTGAGAATCGTCTTGTTTACTCTTtagattttacttttttttttcacatcaTATCTctgaatttttgaaaatctgGTATGCTAGTAGCTTCGCGTACTGCTACGCTGTATAATCATCGGGATCTACTGTTTTAGTGTTGTCTTGATTTGTGTTGTTGAATCATTCATTTGATGCGTAATGTTAATTATGTTACATGTTTAGTTAGATTTAATGTATTATCGCTGGATCTTTATTTcatgattttattttcatagatttttgtaaGATTTTGCATCAATTGATCCTTATTGTATTGTTGATTTAACTTGTACTTGTTCTTGATGTGAATTGTTTAATTGTTCTTGTTCTAATGGtttgatctcttttttttttatcatacaGCTATGGGTAAAGAGAAGTTTCACATCAACATTGTGGTCATTGGCCATGTCGACTCTGGGAAATCGACCACCACTGGTCACTTGATCTACAAGCTTGGTGGTATTGACAAACGTGTCATCGAGAGATTCGAGAAGGAAGCTGCTGAGATGAACAAGAGGTCTTTCAAGTACGCTTGGGTGTTGGACAAACTTAAGGCCGAGCGTGAGCGTGGTATCACCATTGACATTGCTCTCTGGAAGTTCGAGACCACCAAGTACTACTGCACGGTCATTGATGCCCCTGGACATCGTGATTTCATCAAGAACATGATTACTGGTACCTCCCAGGCTGATTGTGCCGTCCTCATCATTGACTCCACCACTGGTGGTTTTGAAGCTGGTATCTCCAAGGATGGTCAGACCCGTGAACATGCTCTTCTTGCTTTCACCCTTGGTGTCAAGCAAATGATTTGCTGCTGTAACAAGGTGAGTTAAATTCTcgtttttgtatatttattgtaATTGTATTGTGGTTTGTTGCTAACGAGTGTGTTTTATTTATCTTGGTCTCAGATGGATGCCACTACCCCCAAGTACTCTAAGGCTAGGTACGATGAGATCATCAAGGAGGTGTCTTCCTACTTGAAGAAGGTTGGGTACAACCCTGACAAAATCCCATTCGTCCCCATCTCTGGATTCGAGGGTGACAACATGATTGAGAGGTCCACCAACCTTGACTGGTACAAGGGACCAACTCTCCTTGAGGCTCTTGACCAGATCAACGAGCCCAAGAGGCCCTCAGACAAGCCCCTCCGTCTCCCACTTCAAGATGTCTACAAGATCGGTGGTATTGGAACGGTGCCAGTGGGACGTGTTGAGACCGGTATGCTCAAGCCCGGTATGGTTGTGACCTTCGCTCCTTCAGGGTTGACCACCGAGGTTAAGTCTGTTGAGATGCACCACGAGTCTCTTGTGGAGGCACTCCCAGGTGACAACGTTGGGTTCAATGTTAAGAACGTTGCTGTCAAGGATCTTAAGAGAGGGTATGTTGCATCCAACTCCAAGGATGATCCTGCCAAGGGTGCTGCCAACTTCACATCCCAGGTCATCATCATGAACCACCCTGGTCAGATCGGTAACGGATACGCCCCAGTCCTCGATTGCCACACGTC
This genomic stretch from Brassica napus cultivar Da-Ae chromosome C9, Da-Ae, whole genome shotgun sequence harbors:
- the LOC106400771 gene encoding elongation factor 1-alpha 1; the protein is MGKEKFHINIVVIGHVDSGKSTTTGHLIYKLGGIDKRVIERFEKEAAEMNKRSFKYAWVLDKLKAERERGITIDIALWKFETTKYYCTVIDAPGHRDFIKNMITGTSQADCAVLIIDSTTGGFEAGISKDGQTREHALLAFTLGVKQMICCCNKMDATTPKYSKARYDEIIKEVSSYLKKVGYNPDKIPFVPISGFEGDNMIERSTNLDWYKGPTLLEALDQINEPKRPSDKPLRLPLQDVYKIGGIGTVPVGRVETGMLKPGMVVTFAPSGLTTEVKSVEMHHESLVEALPGDNVGFNVKNVAVKDLKRGYVASNSKDDPAKGAANFTSQVIIMNHPGQIGNGYAPVLDCHTSHIAVKFSEILTKIDRRSGKEIEKEPKFLKNGDAGMVKMTPTKPMVVETFSEYPPLGRFAVRDMRQTVAVGVIKSVDKKDPTGAKVTKAAVKKGAK